The Carnobacterium mobile DSM 4848 genome includes a window with the following:
- a CDS encoding DUF72 domain-containing protein, translating to MITIGLTGWSDHELLVTHKSRKLENYATHFPFVELDTSFYAIPPAKNILSWIEKTPDAFQFIPKAFQAMTKHKEWLDFFPTEEAMFQHYLAAFEPMISSYRVKAFLFQFPPFFHYSEENLTYLRKIRQWMGDLPVAVEFRHSSWFNEENQPLTLTFLEQHQFIHAVIDQPQTPGNSIPMIATATNKDLTLFRLHGRNYEGWLHANGADWREKRTFYDYSQAELASFVPIIHALEKDSKEVAVIFNNNSGGHAAANAKYLQKMLDLTFDQLGPQQLDLNLFDD from the coding sequence ATGATTACCATTGGCTTAACCGGTTGGAGTGATCACGAACTATTAGTCACTCATAAATCACGCAAATTAGAAAATTACGCTACTCATTTTCCTTTTGTTGAGCTGGACACGAGTTTTTACGCTATTCCGCCAGCAAAAAATATTTTAAGTTGGATAGAAAAAACTCCTGATGCCTTTCAATTTATCCCTAAAGCTTTTCAAGCAATGACAAAACACAAAGAGTGGCTCGATTTCTTTCCTACAGAAGAAGCCATGTTCCAACATTATCTTGCTGCATTTGAACCGATGATCAGCTCATATAGGGTAAAGGCTTTTTTATTCCAATTTCCGCCATTTTTCCATTATTCAGAAGAAAACTTAACGTATTTAAGAAAAATACGGCAATGGATGGGTGATTTACCGGTAGCCGTTGAATTTCGTCATTCCAGCTGGTTTAATGAAGAAAACCAACCGCTGACATTAACATTTTTAGAACAACACCAGTTTATTCACGCCGTCATTGATCAACCGCAAACACCGGGAAACAGCATCCCGATGATTGCAACAGCTACGAATAAAGACTTAACCTTATTTCGTTTACATGGACGCAATTACGAAGGCTGGCTGCATGCGAATGGAGCCGATTGGCGCGAAAAACGGACTTTTTATGACTACAGTCAAGCTGAGCTGGCTAGTTTTGTACCCATTATACATGCGTTGGAAAAAGACTCTAAAGAAGTAGCCGTCATTTTCAACAACAACTCCGGCGGACATGCAGCTGCTAATGCTAAATATTTACAAAAGATGCTCGATCTTACTTTCGATCAATTAGGACCTCAACAACTAGATTTAAATTTATTTGATGACTAG
- a CDS encoding LLM class flavin-dependent oxidoreductase: MKLSVLDQAPITSGNTAAEALKKAEELAVLTDELGYSRMWMAEHHGTNGYASSAPEVTAAHLAAKTKNIRIGTGGVMMMHYSPLKLAEVFKTLSALSPGRIDFGVGRAPGGDTNAMYALSEGRQPMLDNMYEKFDTALKLINDEVPEDRLYRKTIATPAHIALPEAWLLGSSGSSALKAARMGVGYSFAQFFMGGMTKEIFDEYKKNFQPSAFMDKPEINVAYLVTTAETKEEAEFEAGPQDIARLWLSQGRMGQLMTPEEAQNYPLTEIDRMTIKENRKLHLVGEPKEIAARLNEEQAHYGFDEAMICSIPHSQEKRLDVYRLLAKELL, from the coding sequence ATGAAATTGAGTGTACTAGATCAAGCACCGATTACTAGCGGGAATACAGCTGCGGAAGCTTTAAAAAAAGCAGAAGAGTTAGCTGTGCTAACAGATGAGTTGGGTTATAGTCGGATGTGGATGGCTGAACACCATGGAACAAATGGGTATGCCAGTTCAGCACCTGAAGTTACCGCTGCTCATTTAGCAGCAAAAACAAAGAATATCCGTATTGGAACAGGCGGCGTCATGATGATGCATTATTCGCCATTGAAGTTGGCAGAGGTGTTTAAAACGTTAAGTGCATTATCACCTGGCCGCATTGATTTTGGCGTAGGAAGGGCGCCAGGAGGAGATACCAACGCCATGTATGCTTTATCTGAAGGACGGCAACCGATGTTGGATAATATGTATGAAAAATTTGATACGGCTTTGAAGTTGATCAATGATGAAGTTCCAGAAGACCGCTTATACCGTAAAACGATTGCGACACCGGCACATATTGCTTTACCTGAAGCTTGGTTGCTAGGTTCGAGTGGAAGCAGTGCATTAAAAGCTGCCCGGATGGGTGTCGGCTATTCTTTTGCTCAGTTCTTTATGGGCGGTATGACGAAAGAAATTTTCGATGAATATAAAAAGAACTTTCAGCCTTCTGCCTTTATGGATAAGCCTGAAATTAATGTTGCTTATTTAGTGACAACAGCAGAAACAAAAGAAGAAGCAGAATTTGAAGCAGGTCCGCAAGATATTGCTCGTTTATGGTTGTCGCAAGGGCGAATGGGTCAGTTGATGACACCTGAAGAAGCTCAAAATTATCCTTTGACTGAAATTGATCGAATGACCATCAAAGAAAATCGGAAACTGCATTTAGTAGGAGAACCAAAAGAAATAGCTGCACGTTTAAATGAGGAACAAGCTCATTACGGTTTCGATGAAGCGATGATCTGCAGTATTCCGCATTCACAAGAAAAACGGTTAGATGTTTACCGGTTACTAGCAAAAGAACTTCTTTAA
- a CDS encoding VOC family protein, with amino-acid sequence MEKSTRGIDHIGVTVPDIEQATLFFQKAFAAEVIYDNLAAADEPKSGQQVEQSLGLKPGTTEMRIRMLAVGNSANIELFQFGNVSQRQPVIASDYGLQHVAFYVDDIQKAVEQFTQSGGKLLSKSNKLSSAAESGFGNQFVYGRAPWGMLVEMISYPAGINYPADSQPKRWTPAQ; translated from the coding sequence ATGGAAAAATCAACTCGTGGAATAGACCACATTGGCGTAACTGTTCCAGACATTGAACAAGCCACTCTTTTTTTTCAAAAAGCTTTCGCTGCTGAAGTTATTTATGATAATCTGGCAGCAGCTGATGAACCAAAATCAGGTCAACAAGTAGAACAAAGTCTCGGACTCAAACCTGGCACAACAGAAATGCGCATTCGAATGCTGGCTGTCGGAAATAGTGCAAACATTGAATTGTTTCAATTTGGTAATGTCTCGCAACGACAACCGGTAATTGCTTCCGATTACGGCTTACAACATGTGGCTTTTTATGTAGACGATATCCAAAAAGCTGTTGAACAGTTCACTCAGTCAGGTGGAAAGCTTCTGTCTAAGTCAAATAAACTTTCTTCTGCTGCCGAGAGCGGTTTTGGAAACCAATTTGTGTATGGTCGAGCTCCTTGGGGCATGCTGGTTGAAATGATCAGTTATCCAGCAGGTATAAATTATCCAGCTGACAGCCAACCTAAACGGTGGACGCCAGCTCAATGA
- the tyrS gene encoding tyrosine--tRNA ligase — MNILDELEWRDAINQQTDETGLRKLIEQKQIALYCGVDPTGDSMHIGHLIPFMILKRFQLAGHRPVIVIGGATGSIGDPSGKSEERTLQTREQVQNNADKLTRQMEKLFDAGKNEKSIRMVNNLDWTKDISLLDFLRNIGKSFNINTMLAKDIVASRLETGISFTEFTYQILQSIDFLHLYQHENVQLQIGGADQWGNITAGLEYIRKQEGPEAEVYGLTIPLMLKADGTKFGKTAGGAVWLDPEKTTPYEFYQFWLNQDDRDVVKYLKYFTFLTKDEIEALAEKITTEPHKREAQKTLAREMTLFVHGEQALNDAEKITAALFSGDVKSLTADQIEEGFKNMPTFEAPKEERNIVEWLVDVVGIEPSRRQAREDITNGALSMNGEKVTNVDAIVTPQNSFDERFILIRRGKKKYFLVKLV, encoded by the coding sequence ATGAATATTCTTGATGAATTAGAATGGCGCGATGCCATTAACCAACAAACAGACGAAACAGGTTTAAGAAAATTAATTGAACAGAAACAAATAGCTTTGTACTGCGGGGTTGATCCAACGGGCGACAGTATGCATATTGGTCATTTGATCCCTTTTATGATTTTGAAACGATTCCAGTTAGCTGGTCACCGTCCCGTCATTGTTATCGGCGGAGCAACAGGTTCCATCGGCGACCCTAGTGGAAAATCAGAAGAACGTACGTTGCAAACAAGAGAACAAGTTCAAAACAATGCCGATAAATTAACCCGTCAAATGGAAAAATTATTTGATGCAGGGAAAAATGAAAAATCGATTCGTATGGTCAACAATTTGGATTGGACGAAAGATATCAGTTTACTAGATTTCTTACGCAATATCGGAAAAAGTTTTAACATCAACACCATGCTGGCTAAAGACATTGTTGCCAGTCGTTTAGAAACGGGTATTTCATTTACTGAATTTACGTACCAAATTTTACAATCTATCGATTTCTTACATTTGTACCAACATGAAAATGTTCAATTGCAAATCGGCGGCGCAGATCAATGGGGAAACATTACAGCTGGTTTAGAATATATTCGCAAACAAGAAGGCCCTGAAGCTGAAGTTTATGGCTTAACCATTCCATTAATGTTAAAAGCTGACGGAACGAAATTCGGAAAAACTGCTGGCGGTGCTGTTTGGTTAGACCCAGAAAAAACTACTCCTTACGAATTTTACCAATTCTGGTTAAATCAAGATGACCGTGATGTCGTCAAATACTTGAAGTACTTTACCTTCTTAACTAAAGATGAAATCGAAGCGTTAGCTGAAAAAATAACAACTGAGCCGCATAAACGGGAAGCACAAAAAACGTTGGCCCGTGAAATGACATTATTTGTCCATGGTGAACAAGCATTGAACGATGCTGAAAAAATCACTGCAGCTTTGTTTTCTGGTGATGTAAAAAGTTTGACAGCTGATCAGATTGAAGAAGGCTTCAAAAACATGCCGACTTTCGAAGCACCTAAAGAAGAACGCAACATTGTGGAATGGCTAGTAGATGTTGTCGGTATTGAGCCTTCTAGACGTCAAGCCCGCGAAGATATTACTAATGGCGCACTTTCCATGAATGGCGAAAAAGTAACCAACGTTGATGCCATCGTAACTCCTCAAAATTCTTTTGATGAACGGTTTATTTTGATCCGTCGAGGGAAGAAAAAATATTTCTTAGTAAAACTAGTTTAA
- a CDS encoding GNAT family N-acetyltransferase, which yields MIQLKKVTTQKEAQTVAQLAKEIWEEHYTAILGEQQVAYMLANLQSETAIFNELTQGKEYFLVQSNHTIVGYISYQLLPDQLFLSKLYLKQTERGQGTGRLLIEQLKDIAAKNKKEQLVLTVNKYNTNTIAAYKKFGFELVKEQVADIGGGYVMDDYVLQYRLIKKSGTSRPDSKEI from the coding sequence ATGATCCAACTCAAAAAAGTCACGACGCAAAAAGAAGCACAGACTGTTGCACAATTAGCCAAAGAAATTTGGGAGGAACACTACACTGCTATCTTAGGTGAGCAGCAAGTAGCTTATATGCTTGCTAACCTGCAGTCAGAAACGGCTATTTTCAATGAATTAACTCAAGGAAAAGAGTATTTTTTAGTTCAATCCAATCATACAATTGTCGGCTATATCAGTTACCAACTATTGCCAGATCAGCTGTTCCTTAGCAAACTGTATTTAAAACAAACTGAGCGTGGTCAAGGTACAGGGCGCTTATTGATTGAACAGCTAAAAGACATTGCTGCAAAAAATAAAAAAGAACAACTTGTTTTGACAGTCAATAAATACAACACAAACACTATTGCCGCTTATAAGAAGTTTGGGTTTGAATTAGTAAAAGAACAAGTTGCTGATATCGGCGGCGGTTATGTAATGGATGATTATGTTTTACAGTATCGCTTAATTAAGAAAAGCGGGACAAGCCGTCCTGACTCGAAAGAAATTTAG